The following proteins are encoded in a genomic region of Candidatus Poribacteria bacterium:
- a CDS encoding rhodanese-like domain-containing protein, producing MQTTPSLPEISPQELKQRLDANESVLLLDVREQIEYDIVHLEGARLIPLNTLPNHIDSLPQDQEIVVYCHHGQRSLYATAYLQQNGFTAAKNLIGGIDQWAAEIDPTLPRY from the coding sequence ATGCAGACAACACCGTCACTTCCTGAAATCTCACCACAAGAATTGAAACAGAGACTCGACGCGAACGAATCTGTCTTATTGTTGGATGTCCGTGAACAGATCGAATACGACATCGTGCATCTTGAAGGTGCGCGGTTGATACCGCTCAACACGCTGCCGAACCACATAGACAGTCTTCCGCAGGACCAGGAAATTGTTGTTTACTGCCATCATGGACAACGTAGCCTCTATGCCACCGCCTACCTCCAGCAAAACGGGTTTACAGCCGCAAAGAACCTCATTGGCGGGATTGACCAGTGGGCGGCCGAAATCGATCCAACCCTACCGAGATATTAA
- a CDS encoding site-specific DNA-methyltransferase, protein MNITNQHFLKDSTLETKKITADTLGEGKLIEGDILNVLDKIDDNVVNVGVTSPPYNKQEKQKGWLVKNVVYDTYKDAVPEPEYQQNQINVLNEIYRVTAPGGSFFYNHKVRWERGNMYHPMDWLRKTEWTVKQEIIWDRVIAANIRGWRFWQVEERIYWLYKPIGNYLIGKELKSSDAKLTSIWRGAPEDGRKNPHPAPFPLWLPARVIISILGTETQGIVLDPYVGSGTTAVAAKLLGHKYIGIDRSEAYVEMACNRLEKAPNEIPKIQEEIALHNVETTAQERRVQGKNMGKYRPTNDEKDNRQETLFEGANDGEL, encoded by the coding sequence ATGAATATTACGAACCAACACTTTCTTAAAGACAGCACGCTGGAGACTAAAAAAATTACAGCGGACACGCTCGGCGAAGGTAAACTCATTGAAGGTGATATCCTCAATGTTCTGGATAAAATAGATGATAATGTCGTCAATGTCGGTGTGACTTCACCCCCCTATAATAAGCAAGAAAAGCAAAAAGGCTGGCTCGTAAAAAATGTTGTCTACGATACCTACAAAGATGCCGTGCCGGAACCTGAGTATCAGCAGAACCAAATAAATGTGCTGAATGAAATTTACCGTGTAACCGCGCCAGGGGGTTCGTTTTTTTATAATCATAAAGTCCGATGGGAGAGAGGCAACATGTACCATCCTATGGACTGGTTGCGGAAAACAGAATGGACAGTCAAACAAGAAATCATCTGGGACAGGGTCATCGCAGCAAACATTCGAGGCTGGCGGTTTTGGCAAGTAGAGGAACGCATTTATTGGCTGTATAAACCCATTGGGAATTACTTAATTGGTAAAGAATTGAAATCCAGCGATGCGAAGTTGACATCTATCTGGCGCGGTGCACCTGAGGATGGCAGAAAGAATCCGCATCCGGCACCTTTTCCCCTCTGGTTGCCAGCCCGTGTGATTATATCCATCTTGGGAACAGAAACACAAGGCATTGTCCTGGACCCTTACGTTGGTAGTGGCACGACTGCTGTTGCAGCAAAACTTCTGGGACATAAATACATCGGGATTGACAGAAGCGAGGCTTATGTGGAAATGGCGTGTAACAGATTGGAGAAGGCCCCTAATGAAATACCTAAAATCCAGGAGGAGATCGCGCTGCATAACGTGGAGACAACTGCTCAGGAACGTAGAGTACAGGGCAAAAATATGGGGAAATATCGTCCTACAAATGACGAAAAAGACAACAGACAAGAAACTCTTTTTGAGGGTGCTAACGACGGTGAATTATAA
- a CDS encoding non-heme iron oxygenase ferredoxin subunit: MPEFYKVAKVSEVPPGTKHLVEVDFVPVLLFNIEGEFYAMEDVCTHDGGPLAEGWLNGDEIECPRHGARFCVRTGEPLCMPAVESIECYTVKIEDDDILVSVD, translated from the coding sequence ATGCCAGAATTCTATAAAGTTGCGAAAGTGAGTGAAGTACCACCCGGCACGAAACACTTGGTTGAAGTGGATTTCGTCCCCGTGCTACTTTTCAATATTGAGGGTGAATTCTACGCAATGGAGGATGTCTGCACGCATGATGGCGGTCCCTTGGCTGAAGGTTGGCTCAATGGGGACGAGATAGAATGCCCACGGCACGGTGCACGTTTTTGCGTCAGAACCGGAGAGCCGCTCTGTATGCCCGCTGTCGAATCCATTGAATGCTACACCGTCAAAATTGAGGATGATGACATCCTTGTCAGTGTTGACTGA
- a CDS encoding cysteine desulfurase — protein MHTAHFRPLDVESIRKDFPIFATEPPLAFLDNAASTQTPRPVVEAMDAYYDTYRSNIHRGIYRISEEATEQYERAREKVAELINAPRSRQIIFTRNTTESINLIAYSWGTENIREGDEIVLTVMEHHSNLVPWQLLAQRTGAVLRFLEITDEGLLDFTQLQDVLTEKTKLVAMGHVSNVLGTINPIQSVIEAAHAVGAKIVVDAAQSVPHFPVDVQQLDCDFLAFSGHKMCGPTGIGVLYGKLELLEEMPPFLGGGSMIRSVERDVSSYAELPAKFEAGTPSIAEAIGLGHAVDYITKANLAALHVHEQELLKYAHNRLQEIEGITLYGPSAPHQKAGVISFDMDGIHPHDIAGILDTHGVAIRAGHHCAQPLMKRLDVIATVRASFYLYNTIEDVDRLYEGLCRTQKLMTRRRK, from the coding sequence ATGCACACCGCGCACTTTCGTCCTCTTGATGTGGAGAGCATCCGCAAAGATTTTCCGATCTTCGCGACAGAACCGCCTTTGGCTTTCCTTGATAATGCCGCGTCAACGCAGACACCACGTCCGGTCGTTGAGGCGATGGATGCCTATTACGATACCTATCGTTCCAATATCCATCGTGGTATCTATCGCATCTCAGAAGAGGCAACAGAACAATATGAACGCGCACGCGAGAAGGTCGCAGAACTGATTAACGCGCCTCGCTCGCGCCAAATCATCTTCACGCGGAACACAACGGAATCGATTAACCTCATCGCTTATAGTTGGGGAACTGAAAATATCCGAGAAGGCGATGAAATCGTCCTCACTGTCATGGAACACCATAGCAATTTGGTGCCTTGGCAGTTACTTGCACAGCGCACAGGTGCTGTACTCCGGTTCCTTGAAATAACCGATGAAGGGCTGCTTGACTTCACGCAGCTCCAAGATGTCCTTACCGAAAAGACGAAACTTGTCGCTATGGGGCACGTTTCTAATGTACTTGGGACCATCAATCCGATCCAGTCTGTTATTGAAGCAGCGCACGCTGTTGGCGCAAAAATCGTCGTTGATGCAGCGCAATCGGTTCCACATTTTCCGGTTGATGTTCAACAACTTGACTGCGATTTTCTCGCATTTTCAGGGCATAAAATGTGTGGACCAACAGGTATCGGCGTGTTATACGGGAAATTAGAGCTCCTTGAAGAGATGCCACCCTTCCTCGGCGGTGGTTCGATGATTCGGAGCGTTGAGCGTGATGTATCGAGTTATGCAGAACTTCCTGCTAAATTTGAGGCAGGGACCCCAAGCATCGCTGAAGCGATCGGGCTTGGACACGCCGTGGACTACATTACAAAAGCAAATTTGGCAGCACTTCACGTTCACGAACAAGAACTCCTAAAATACGCACATAATCGCTTACAAGAAATCGAAGGCATCACGCTCTATGGACCCTCTGCACCGCATCAGAAAGCAGGCGTTATCTCCTTTGATATGGACGGCATCCATCCGCATGATATCGCTGGCATTTTAGATACGCACGGTGTTGCTATCCGTGCAGGACACCACTGCGCCCAACCCCTCATGAAGCGGTTGGACGTTATCGCCACCGTCCGTGCCAGTTTTTATCTTTACAACACAATTGAGGACGTGGATCGCTTATATGAAGGGCTGTGCAGAACACAAAAACTTATGACTCGGAGAAGAAAATGA
- a CDS encoding metal-sulfur cluster assembly factor — protein sequence MVTEKSVLESIKEIIDPEIGINIVDMGLIYGVDINDTTVDITMTLTSPGCPAGGQIVNGTQHVTQQLDGVDEVNVNVVWNPRWTPEMMTEDARDELGIF from the coding sequence ATGGTAACAGAAAAATCTGTATTAGAATCTATTAAAGAAATTATTGACCCGGAAATCGGCATCAACATCGTTGATATGGGACTTATCTACGGCGTGGATATCAATGACACGACTGTGGATATTACGATGACCTTAACAAGTCCAGGGTGTCCTGCTGGTGGACAGATTGTGAACGGCACACAGCACGTTACACAGCAACTCGACGGGGTTGACGAAGTCAATGTTAATGTCGTCTGGAACCCGCGTTGGACCCCCGAAATGATGACTGAAGACGCAAGGGACGAACTCGGTATCTTTTAA
- a CDS encoding acetylxylan esterase codes for MYNAETHFKNLYDTVPRKYEFQETTPEGLLAWQANFRPELREILGLDNMDSDLEGYVPKAEQLEVLDMDNHFRESWYLWVEPTVPLPFYLLRPKTVEGKVPLILAPHGHNHPHLYAGIAHTETEEEHMLEGERDIARQAAVEEGYIAIAPTTRAFGETRTDADKQANNTHSCRHQLVHSILVGRTPIGERVWDMSRLIDWAIKDLPIDAERIAITGNSGGGTVSLFAAACETRIAVAVPSCYFCTFEGSIGMIRHCDCNYVPGVMRLGEMYDVAGLIAPRPFCAIAGRDDGIFPIDHVELAYERLKTIYTVAGVADRCELFIGDGGHRYYKAGAWPFVRRYFEA; via the coding sequence ATGTATAACGCTGAAACACATTTCAAAAACTTATATGATACTGTCCCGCGGAAATACGAATTTCAGGAAACCACACCGGAAGGGCTGTTAGCATGGCAAGCCAATTTTCGTCCAGAGTTACGAGAAATCCTCGGCTTGGATAACATGGACTCCGATCTGGAAGGATACGTCCCGAAAGCGGAACAACTCGAAGTCTTAGATATGGATAACCACTTCCGCGAAAGTTGGTATCTGTGGGTAGAGCCGACGGTACCGTTGCCGTTTTATCTGCTTCGTCCAAAAACAGTCGAAGGCAAAGTGCCACTAATCCTTGCACCGCATGGGCATAATCATCCCCATCTCTACGCTGGCATTGCACATACGGAAACAGAGGAAGAACACATGCTGGAAGGTGAGCGCGACATCGCACGACAGGCAGCCGTGGAGGAAGGTTATATCGCTATTGCACCGACAACGCGGGCATTCGGTGAAACGCGTACTGATGCAGATAAACAAGCCAATAATACGCACTCCTGCCGACACCAATTGGTTCACAGTATACTCGTCGGGCGGACCCCGATCGGTGAGCGGGTGTGGGATATGTCACGCCTCATTGATTGGGCGATAAAGGACTTACCGATAGATGCCGAACGCATCGCTATTACCGGTAATTCCGGCGGTGGGACGGTTTCGCTTTTTGCTGCGGCGTGTGAAACGCGCATCGCGGTTGCTGTGCCGAGTTGCTATTTCTGTACGTTTGAAGGGAGTATCGGTATGATCCGACACTGCGACTGTAACTATGTACCGGGGGTGATGCGACTGGGGGAGATGTATGATGTCGCGGGCTTAATCGCACCGCGTCCATTTTGTGCGATTGCCGGACGAGATGACGGGATTTTTCCGATAGATCACGTCGAACTGGCTTATGAGCGATTGAAAACTATCTACACGGTAGCAGGCGTTGCGGATAGGTGTGAACTCTTTATCGGCGACGGTGGACACCGTTATTACAAAGCAGGCGCATGGCCCTTTGTGCGGCGGTATTTTGAGGCATAG
- a CDS encoding DUF971 domain-containing protein, producing the protein MIPQRKSPKLLKKHPKVFQVEWKDGHVSWYPYTYLRQMCPCAECAIIRHKGQDVHSLFAPQGDGDVTLIEVSDDIQPLDVQLVGRYALQFSWNDGHATGIYPFEVLRETCPCPECAPLDEKSPIQTEENN; encoded by the coding sequence ATGATTCCACAGAGAAAAAGTCCAAAACTCCTTAAGAAGCACCCGAAAGTTTTCCAAGTAGAATGGAAAGACGGGCACGTCAGTTGGTATCCATACACCTATCTCCGACAAATGTGTCCGTGTGCCGAGTGCGCCATCATTCGGCATAAAGGTCAGGATGTCCATTCTCTTTTTGCGCCGCAAGGCGACGGAGATGTAACACTGATTGAGGTTTCGGACGATATTCAACCCCTTGATGTCCAGTTAGTTGGTCGTTACGCGCTCCAATTCAGTTGGAATGATGGACACGCTACTGGCATCTATCCATTTGAAGTCCTGCGTGAGACGTGTCCCTGTCCAGAATGCGCGCCCCTTGATGAAAAGTCACCTATTCAAACTGAGGAAAACAACTAA
- a CDS encoding type II toxin-antitoxin system PemK/MazF family toxin: MVGLTNVPLRGDVVWIGFNPQAGHEQAGRRPAVVLTTKDFNDKTSLVVLCPITRSSAREQRNPFAIAIPEGLEVDGAILTDQIRTMDWRARKAEFICSVPTETVDAVLERIGVLLKIL; encoded by the coding sequence ATGGTAGGATTAACAAACGTTCCACTACGCGGAGATGTGGTGTGGATTGGCTTCAATCCTCAAGCTGGACATGAACAAGCCGGTCGTCGTCCTGCTGTTGTTTTAACTACCAAAGATTTTAACGATAAAACCAGTTTGGTTGTTCTTTGTCCAATTACACGGAGCAGCGCGAGAGAACAAAGAAATCCATTTGCAATTGCGATTCCTGAAGGGCTAGAAGTAGACGGGGCTATTCTCACAGATCAGATCCGAACGATGGATTGGCGAGCGAGGAAAGCAGAGTTTATCTGTTCCGTACCTACAGAAACAGTCGATGCAGTTTTAGAGAGAATTGGGGTACTCTTGAAAATACTGTAA
- a CDS encoding undecaprenyl-phosphate glucose phosphotransferase → MNNKTLDHLLIALTVLFDLCFVATAIVVAYWLRFESGWTPEVLAFHKGGTPPLDDYFRLIPLMVIIWLMTLKALKLYRPESNATLSAFWALCKAAIIALIATLAALFFIYHHDAYSRWVMLLATGFSLVWLFLGRLVLYRFRQAIHAQGVGVNRLAVLGNYDTRVERFIDVLNAQTNSGYEFVGVINATVDADDSDAPYLGKSQEILELIRTHRLDTLFIVSPTVSNDTILQILHACEGMPVQINLLPELSEFIRDGRETITFFDGIPVLQLRETPMQGVRGIVKRLIDIVFSGFALLILSPLMLTIGIVIRLTSPGKAIFRQERVGRAGKPFRIYKFRSMRADAEEDVGHVWAKSDDSRQTSLGKFLRRWSLDELPQFFNVLKGDMSLVGPRPEMSGLIDTFSESIPHYLARQRVKSGMTGWAQVNGLRGNTSLEDRVNYDRYYIENWSLALDIKIILKTLWAIKKGSR, encoded by the coding sequence ATGAACAACAAAACGCTCGATCATTTGCTCATCGCGCTCACGGTTTTATTTGATCTCTGCTTCGTTGCCACCGCAATTGTCGTAGCGTATTGGCTCCGATTTGAATCAGGGTGGACCCCTGAAGTCCTCGCGTTTCACAAAGGTGGCACCCCTCCCCTTGACGACTATTTCCGACTCATCCCGTTGATGGTGATTATCTGGTTAATGACATTGAAGGCTTTAAAGCTTTATCGTCCGGAGAGTAACGCGACACTTTCAGCGTTCTGGGCACTCTGCAAAGCCGCCATCATCGCACTCATTGCCACGTTAGCTGCGCTCTTTTTTATCTATCATCACGATGCCTACTCGCGCTGGGTGATGCTCCTCGCTACCGGTTTCAGCCTCGTCTGGTTGTTTCTCGGACGACTCGTCCTTTACCGTTTCCGACAGGCGATCCATGCCCAAGGTGTCGGTGTAAATCGACTGGCAGTCCTCGGAAACTATGATACCCGCGTCGAAAGGTTTATTGATGTTTTAAACGCTCAGACGAACAGTGGTTACGAGTTTGTGGGTGTAATCAATGCAACGGTAGATGCTGATGATTCGGACGCGCCATATCTTGGAAAAAGTCAGGAGATACTCGAACTCATACGGACGCATCGGCTTGATACACTCTTTATCGTATCACCCACGGTGTCGAATGATACGATATTGCAAATTCTCCACGCATGCGAAGGCATGCCAGTTCAAATCAACCTACTGCCCGAACTCTCCGAATTTATCAGGGACGGTAGGGAGACCATAACCTTTTTTGATGGCATACCTGTGCTACAATTACGCGAGACACCGATGCAAGGTGTGCGCGGTATCGTCAAACGTCTTATAGACATCGTTTTTAGTGGGTTCGCATTGCTCATTTTAAGTCCGCTCATGCTAACGATCGGGATTGTCATCCGCCTGACCTCACCCGGCAAAGCGATTTTCCGTCAGGAACGCGTCGGCAGAGCGGGAAAGCCGTTCCGCATCTACAAATTCCGTTCCATGCGCGCCGACGCTGAAGAAGACGTTGGGCATGTCTGGGCAAAAAGCGATGATTCGCGGCAAACCTCACTCGGAAAGTTTCTCAGACGCTGGAGTTTGGACGAACTACCTCAGTTTTTCAACGTTCTCAAAGGTGATATGAGTCTCGTTGGACCCCGTCCTGAGATGTCCGGATTGATTGATACTTTCAGCGAATCAATCCCACACTACCTCGCTCGGCAGCGTGTCAAATCTGGGATGACTGGGTGGGCACAAGTTAACGGTTTGCGTGGCAATACCTCTCTTGAGGATCGGGTCAACTATGACCGATACTACATCGAAAACTGGTCTCTCGCCTTGGATATCAAAATCATTTTGAAAACATTGTGGGCAATTAAAAAAGGCTCTCGGTAG
- a CDS encoding SUF system NifU family Fe-S cluster assembly protein — protein MNIYQEELLDHYENPSNYGTLPNPDISHEEDNPLCGDQIRIDLLVEDDTITEVRFCGHGCTISLAAASMLTEEIEGKSLEEVKKLSRDDILDMIGIPLGPVRLKCALLALKVLKAGAYGITSWPGEEE, from the coding sequence ATGAACATATATCAGGAAGAACTGCTTGACCATTACGAGAACCCGAGCAACTACGGGACGTTACCGAATCCTGATATTTCGCATGAAGAAGACAATCCACTTTGTGGTGACCAGATTCGCATTGACCTACTTGTTGAAGACGACACAATTACAGAGGTGCGTTTTTGTGGACACGGTTGTACGATTAGTCTGGCGGCTGCCTCTATGTTGACTGAGGAGATTGAAGGCAAAAGCCTTGAGGAAGTCAAAAAACTCTCGCGAGACGACATTTTGGATATGATCGGCATTCCCTTGGGGCCTGTTCGTCTCAAATGTGCGTTATTGGCTCTCAAAGTTCTCAAAGCCGGTGCCTACGGCATCACAAGTTGGCCCGGCGAGGAAGAGTAA
- a CDS encoding Uma2 family endonuclease has protein sequence MTSLPAQTLFTPEEYITQERKALHKSEYLNGQIFAMSGASRAHSLITSNISNRLYNQLMESDCEVHSSDMRVQPSPTAYFYPDVLVACGELRFADDVFDTLLNPIVIVEVLSPSTAAYDRGEKFSHYRQLTSLQDYILVSQHKFWVEHRWRQGREWEHTEFRAPEDVLPLTSIGCKLSLHNIYRRVTVAD, from the coding sequence ATGACATCTCTTCCGGCACAAACCCTCTTTACTCCTGAGGAGTACATCACCCAAGAACGAAAGGCATTGCACAAAAGTGAATACCTCAACGGGCAGATATTTGCAATGTCTGGAGCAAGCCGCGCACATAGTCTTATCACAAGCAACATATCCAATAGACTTTATAATCAATTGATGGAATCAGATTGTGAAGTCCATTCGAGTGATATGCGCGTACAGCCGAGCCCAACCGCCTACTTCTATCCAGATGTTCTTGTTGCTTGTGGTGAACTGCGCTTTGCGGATGATGTCTTCGACACACTTCTGAATCCGATTGTTATCGTAGAGGTGCTTTCACCCTCCACTGCAGCATACGACCGAGGCGAGAAATTTTCGCACTATAGGCAACTTACGTCGTTGCAGGACTATATCCTTGTTTCACAACACAAGTTCTGGGTTGAACATCGTTGGCGGCAAGGTCGAGAGTGGGAACATACCGAATTTCGCGCACCTGAAGATGTCCTGCCGCTCACCTCAATCGGATGCAAGCTATCCTTGCATAATATCTATAGGCGCGTTACTGTTGCTGATTAA
- a CDS encoding Gfo/Idh/MocA family oxidoreductase, with protein MANQLKVGIVGAHRGSSYVAPFKAIAETDLTAVCDINEETVQSVSERFDIPQQFTDYTAMLDAVDLVVLATPENLHVPQSIEALEAGKHVISEVTAAVKLEECYDLVRAVRKASAKYTMAENTCYSKPNVLIRSMVEAGMFGDVYFGEGEYLHNIKSLHHDAEGNPTWRYYWQVGINRCNYATHSLGPVLQWFGGRVASVCCLGTGTNTDPEHAMEDTVMMLCKTDCGGLIKIRIDMLSNRPANSYFSLQGTKGCYEGSRGLGAAPKLWLSEFGVTEQWRPLSQFEDLLPERWKNPPAEAENAGDLGEYFKVRDFVDSILTDTNPPLDVYTAMDFTVPGLVSEQSIANGGAPMEVPDFREIE; from the coding sequence ATGGCGAATCAACTCAAAGTCGGAATCGTTGGAGCGCACCGCGGCAGCTCTTACGTAGCACCTTTTAAAGCAATAGCAGAAACCGATCTGACGGCAGTCTGTGACATCAATGAAGAGACGGTTCAAAGTGTTTCAGAACGCTTTGATATCCCACAGCAGTTTACAGATTATACAGCAATGCTGGACGCAGTGGATCTTGTTGTGCTTGCTACACCGGAGAATCTACACGTGCCACAGTCGATCGAAGCGTTAGAAGCCGGAAAACACGTCATCAGCGAAGTAACCGCTGCCGTCAAGTTAGAGGAATGCTACGACTTAGTTCGGGCGGTTCGGAAGGCATCTGCGAAGTACACAATGGCTGAAAACACGTGTTACTCCAAGCCAAACGTGCTCATCCGCAGCATGGTGGAGGCGGGCATGTTCGGGGATGTATATTTCGGGGAAGGTGAGTATCTCCACAACATTAAGTCGCTCCATCACGATGCAGAGGGTAATCCGACATGGCGCTACTACTGGCAGGTGGGTATTAATCGGTGTAACTACGCAACACATAGTCTTGGACCGGTGCTGCAGTGGTTTGGTGGGCGCGTTGCGAGTGTTTGTTGCCTTGGGACTGGCACTAACACCGATCCCGAACACGCGATGGAAGATACCGTGATGATGCTTTGCAAAACAGATTGTGGTGGGCTTATTAAGATTCGGATTGATATGCTCTCGAACCGACCGGCGAATTCGTATTTCAGTTTGCAGGGAACAAAAGGGTGTTATGAGGGTTCACGGGGGTTGGGTGCGGCACCGAAACTCTGGCTGAGTGAATTCGGAGTGACCGAACAGTGGAGACCGCTCTCCCAATTTGAAGATCTACTGCCTGAACGGTGGAAAAACCCGCCTGCTGAGGCTGAGAATGCTGGCGACCTCGGTGAGTATTTCAAGGTACGGGATTTTGTCGATAGCATCCTCACGGATACAAACCCACCGTTGGATGTCTATACGGCGATGGATTTTACGGTGCCGGGTTTGGTGTCGGAGCAATCCATTGCGAACGGTGGCGCACCGATGGAAGTTCCAGACTTCAGGGAAATTGAATAA